A genomic stretch from Candidatus Ishikawaella capsulata Mpkobe includes:
- the typA gene encoding translational GTPase TypA: MNKKLRNIAIVAHVDHGKTTLIDKLLQQSSTFNSISKISERVMDSHYLEKERGITILAKNTGIKWNNYRINIIDTPGHADFGSEVERVMSMVESVLLVVDATEGPMPQTYFVTKTAFTYGLKPIVVVNKIDRPEARPAWVLNQVFDLFLRLDATEEQLDFPIIYTSAIKGIAGNKETDMGKDMTALYQAIIDHVPYPQVILTAPLQMQISQLDYDNYLGIIGIGRVIQGRMRLNQQVNIIDSSGKSRSGKINKILTYLNLKRIEINQAEAGDIIAVTGLGPLNISDTICDIQIKNSLPPIRIEKPTVAMYFHVNTSPFSGKEGKYITSRQLFERLKKETINNIALQLEKTQDQNVYCISGRGELQLSILIENMRREGFELAVSRPKVLLREIHGCKQEPFEYVILDIEESYQGNIIQAMGERKGQLKTITTKNNHKSRLQLEYFVPTRGLIGFRTKFMQMTSGTGIMYSRFSHYDNLILGEIAKRKNGVMISNGQGKAIAFALFNLQERGRLFIDHGTSLYEGQIVGIHNRSNDLTVNCLTGKKLTNMRASGSDEATILVPPIKMTLEQAIEFIDDEELVEVTPVSIRIRKRYLSENERKCARKILIKQLN; this comes from the coding sequence TATTTCTAAGATATCTGAACGTGTAATGGATTCACATTATTTGGAAAAAGAACGCGGAATCACTATACTTGCCAAAAATACTGGTATCAAATGGAATAATTATCGTATCAATATCATTGATACTCCTGGACATGCTGATTTTGGTAGTGAAGTAGAGCGAGTAATGTCTATGGTAGAATCAGTATTATTAGTAGTTGATGCAACCGAAGGACCTATGCCACAAACTTATTTTGTGACGAAAACAGCCTTTACATATGGTTTAAAACCTATAGTAGTAGTCAATAAAATTGATCGTCCTGAAGCACGTCCAGCTTGGGTGCTTAATCAAGTGTTTGATCTTTTTTTAAGATTAGATGCTACAGAAGAACAATTAGATTTTCCAATTATTTATACTTCAGCTATAAAGGGTATAGCTGGAAATAAAGAGACAGATATGGGAAAAGATATGACTGCATTATATCAAGCAATTATCGATCATGTCCCTTATCCTCAAGTAATCTTGACAGCACCATTACAAATGCAAATATCTCAATTGGATTATGATAATTACTTAGGTATCATTGGTATTGGTCGTGTTATACAAGGGAGAATGAGATTAAATCAACAGGTTAATATCATAGATAGTTCAGGAAAAAGTCGTAGCGGTAAAATTAATAAAATTTTAACTTATTTAAATTTAAAACGGATTGAAATTAATCAAGCTGAAGCTGGAGATATTATAGCTGTTACTGGATTAGGTCCTTTAAATATTTCAGATACCATCTGCGATATTCAAATTAAAAATTCTTTACCACCTATTCGCATAGAAAAACCTACAGTTGCAATGTATTTTCATGTTAATACATCACCATTTTCTGGTAAAGAAGGTAAATATATTACTTCTCGCCAATTATTTGAACGTCTTAAAAAAGAAACTATCAATAATATTGCATTACAATTAGAAAAAACCCAAGATCAAAACGTATATTGCATATCTGGTCGAGGAGAATTACAACTATCAATTTTAATTGAAAATATGCGACGTGAAGGGTTTGAACTAGCTGTTTCTAGACCAAAAGTTTTACTTCGTGAAATCCATGGCTGCAAGCAAGAACCTTTTGAATATGTTATATTAGATATAGAAGAATCTTATCAGGGCAATATAATTCAAGCTATGGGAGAACGTAAAGGACAGTTAAAAACTATTACTACTAAAAATAATCATAAGTCAAGATTACAATTAGAATACTTTGTTCCTACTCGTGGCTTAATAGGATTTCGCACTAAATTTATGCAGATGACTTCAGGTACAGGTATTATGTACTCTCGATTTAGTCATTATGATAATTTGATATTAGGTGAAATTGCTAAACGCAAAAATGGTGTCATGATTTCTAATGGACAAGGTAAAGCAATTGCATTTGCTCTTTTTAATCTGCAAGAACGTGGAAGATTATTTATTGATCATGGCACTTCATTGTATGAAGGACAGATTGTAGGTATACACAATCGTTCTAATGATTTAACTGTTAATTGTCTCACAGGAAAAAAATTAACCAATATGCGAGCTAGTGGTAGCGATGAAGCTACTATTTTAGTTCCACCTATAAAAATGACTTTAGAACAAGCTATAGAATTTATTGATGATGAAGAGTTAGTCGAAGTTACTCCTGTATCAATACGTATACGGAAACGTTATCTTTCTGAAAATGAACGCAAATGTGCAAGAAAAATATTAATCAAACAACTCAATTAA